A window from Vigna angularis cultivar LongXiaoDou No.4 chromosome 7, ASM1680809v1, whole genome shotgun sequence encodes these proteins:
- the LOC108336680 gene encoding exocyst complex component EXO70B1 — MKKLMLMLITSPEDGDLRFQDHLHTQNNSPSQDDIQQQLMNCIKELEKENKMLVPFFCGHVDKYLEAEFGSKEEPYADINFVLDALPSEIMRRLKEIVKLMVDGGFVEECSDIYSTWRREFAEQCLLELLQFQLPIKMDFWKWSAACKAAWKMFFPNERRLCDFLFSGLSVAADVSFDKFCKSLTTVLLEYAHTITTQSYTQYTLLVDAPRMLMSLGKLEPEFIAYNNLSFVRDVRDIQQRLAMINSFRYIIYPDIVEAPATDGGLHLITKESMNYILGICEGMIYQRDCETYCIENSSFWVVIGKMIELLESELELESTR, encoded by the coding sequence ATGAAGAAGCTTATGCTGATGTTGATAACCTCACCAGAAGACGGGGATCTAAGATTCCAAGACCATTTGCACACTCAAAATAATTCACCTTCACAAGATGACATCCAGCAACAGCTTATGAATTGTATAAAGGAGCTTGAGAAGGAGAATAAGATGCTTGTTCCCTTTTTTTGTGGTCATGTGGACAAATACCTTGAAGCCGAATTTGGCTCCAAAGAAGAACCGTATGCTGATATCAACTTTGTGTTGGATGCACTTCCATCGGAAATTATGAGGCGCCTTAAGGAAATCGTGAAGCTGATGGTAGACGGAGGTTTCGTAGAGGAATGCAGCGACATTTACAGCACATGGCGAAGGGAGTTTGCAGAACAGTGTCTACTAGAACTTCTGCAATTTCAATTGCCCATCAAAATGGACTTTTGGAAGTGGTCAGCAGCGTGCAAGGCAGCTTGGAAGATGTTTTTTCCCAATGAAAGAAGACTCTGCGATTTCCTCTTTTCAGGTTTATCTGTCGCTGCGGATGTCTCCTTCGATAAATTTTGCAAGAGTCTGACGACTGTTCTACTGGAATATGCCCATACCATAACAACTCAGAGCTATACGCAGTATACGCTTCTCGTGGACGCCCCTAGAATGTTGATGTCATTAGGCAAGCTGGAACCGGAGTTCATCGCTTATAACAATTTGTCGTTCGTACGTGATGTTCGAGACATTCAGCAAAGATTGGCTATGATAAACAGCTTTAGGTATATTATTTACCCTGATATTGTGGAGGCACCTGCTACCGACGGAGGGCTTCATCTCATTACTAAGGAATCAATGAACTACATCCTTGGAATTTGTGAAGGTATGATATACCAGAGGGATTGTGAAACTTACTGCATCGAAAATTCTTCATTTTGGGTGGTGATAGGAAAGATGATTGAGTTGTTAGAGAGCGAGTTGGAACTCGAGTCTACACGCTGA